A genome region from Paludibacterium sp. B53371 includes the following:
- a CDS encoding HlyD family type I secretion periplasmic adaptor subunit, whose translation MSQHRPFWKNWIVRGQEKTSPYWDRLMDWAAARDLQEHLDFATDADWAILEQNPGRPRVFVWTVTGFFLVALLWAAFAQIDEVTKGEGKVVASSQNQHIQSLDGGVVSRILVHEGQVVQKGQLLLNIDNTRFVSSLQASQAQYLALLGKAARLRAIAEGSPLNMPAQVTQEAPDIAKQESDLYRARQQELEDTVQIAHQELNQRTQELSEMRARRQQADQSYQLTARELEQTRPLLDSGAVSQVDLLRLQRDVSRFKGDRDMAEAQIARLQAAIIEANRKVRETELSFRNQASAELSETMAKINSLSADTTGLANKVKLSELRSPVRGEVKQIYANTVGGVVQPGKDVMEIVPIGDSLLVETRVSPRDIAFLRTGQDAKVKFTAYDYTIYGGMDGVVQDVGADTETDEHGNSFYIVKVRTRQSSLGDKHLPIIPGMVAQVDIMTGKKSILSYMLKPVLRAKTEALSER comes from the coding sequence ATGAGCCAACACCGCCCCTTCTGGAAAAACTGGATTGTCCGCGGCCAGGAAAAAACCTCGCCATACTGGGATCGCCTGATGGACTGGGCTGCGGCTCGAGACCTGCAGGAGCACCTCGATTTTGCCACCGATGCCGACTGGGCCATTCTGGAGCAGAATCCAGGCCGGCCGCGGGTGTTTGTCTGGACCGTCACCGGCTTTTTCCTCGTTGCCCTGCTGTGGGCCGCCTTTGCCCAGATCGACGAAGTGACCAAGGGGGAAGGCAAGGTCGTCGCCTCCAGCCAGAACCAGCACATCCAGAGCCTGGATGGCGGCGTGGTGTCGCGCATCCTGGTGCACGAAGGACAGGTGGTACAGAAAGGCCAGTTGTTGCTGAACATCGACAACACCCGCTTCGTCTCCTCGCTGCAAGCCAGTCAGGCACAGTACCTGGCCTTGCTGGGCAAGGCGGCACGGCTGCGCGCCATTGCCGAAGGCTCCCCGCTCAACATGCCGGCCCAGGTCACGCAGGAAGCACCGGACATTGCCAAGCAGGAAAGCGACCTCTATCGCGCCAGACAGCAGGAGCTGGAAGACACGGTCCAGATCGCCCATCAGGAACTGAACCAGCGCACCCAGGAGCTGAGCGAAATGCGCGCCCGGCGGCAACAGGCCGACCAAAGCTATCAACTGACTGCCCGCGAACTGGAGCAAACCCGTCCCCTGCTGGACAGCGGGGCGGTGTCGCAGGTCGACCTGCTGCGGCTGCAACGCGATGTCTCGCGCTTCAAGGGTGATCGCGATATGGCCGAAGCACAGATTGCCCGCCTGCAGGCGGCCATCATCGAAGCCAACCGCAAGGTACGCGAAACCGAGTTGAGCTTCCGCAATCAGGCCAGCGCCGAACTGTCCGAAACCATGGCCAAAATCAACAGCCTTTCTGCCGACACCACCGGTCTGGCCAACAAGGTCAAGCTATCGGAACTGCGCTCTCCGGTACGCGGCGAAGTCAAGCAGATCTATGCCAATACGGTTGGTGGCGTGGTGCAGCCCGGCAAGGATGTGATGGAAATCGTGCCGATCGGCGACTCCCTGCTGGTGGAAACCCGGGTCTCGCCGCGCGACATTGCCTTCCTGCGCACCGGCCAGGATGCCAAGGTCAAATTTACCGCTTATGACTACACCATTTACGGTGGCATGGACGGCGTCGTCCAGGACGTCGGCGCCGATACCGAAACCGACGAGCACGGCAACTCGTTCTACATCGTCAAGGTGCGTACCCGTCAAAGCTCGCTGGGTGACAAACACTTGCCGATCATCCCCGGCATGGTTGCCCAGGTTGACATTATGACTGGCAAGAAAAGTATATTGTCATATATGCTCAAGCCGGTACTGCGCGCCAAGACAGAGGCGCTCAGCGAACGTTAG